A single genomic interval of Wolbachia endosymbiont of Diaphorina citri harbors:
- a CDS encoding IS4 family transposase, with protein MMKRTINTSTGEWAESEFGIVNFGDIRLSKRLLKIVNSFAESPERSINQACEDWHQSKAAYRFFQNDAISERKILDSHIIKTVERAKEYSTILAIQDTSYISYKNHKKTEGLGIIAARLTSKTTNFKTHGLVMHTTFAVTTEGLPIGLLDQKISTRPSLTEDLKELKRRSHNTALPIEEKESIRWIASLKDSTKHPGLKDVKVVTVCDREADIYDLFEVASTNQSLFVVRGNQNRTVNKKSTYSEKGGERLWDLMNRMSCQGEIQVSIPARDKKPQRTTVLEVKFSNFVMNASKNNARRKTQKLPNLNLNAVYVIERYPPFGEEPINWILLTNININNFEEAVEKIQWYCLRWRIEVFHKILKSGLKVEECRLQTADRLIRFLTIMSIIAWRIFFITLVARTNPNLSCTVILTDDEWKVLYTKMLKTKNYPETPPPIREIVRWVAKLGGFLARKNDLEPGPIALWKGWKRLFDLAEGWRLAHEFYTCG; from the coding sequence ATGATGAAAAGAACTATAAATACCTCAACTGGCGAATGGGCAGAAAGTGAATTTGGAATTGTTAATTTTGGTGATATAAGATTAAGTAAAAGGCTTCTAAAAATAGTTAATAGTTTTGCTGAATCGCCTGAGCGTTCAATAAATCAAGCTTGTGAAGATTGGCATCAAAGTAAAGCAGCTTATAGATTTTTCCAAAACGATGCCATTTCTGAAAGAAAAATATTAGACAGTCATATAATTAAAACTGTTGAAAGAGCTAAAGAATACTCAACTATCTTAGCTATCCAGGATACGAGTTATATTTCATATAAAAATCATAAAAAGACCGAAGGATTAGGGATTATAGCAGCAAGATTAACATCTAAAACAACTAATTTTAAAACCCATGGATTAGTGATGCATACAACGTTTGCAGTTACAACAGAAGGACTACCTATAGGATTATTGGATCAAAAAATTAGTACTAGACCTTCCTTAACTGAAGACCTAAAGGAGTTGAAAAGAAGAAGCCATAATACTGCTCTTCCCATAGAAGAGAAAGAAAGCATACGGTGGATAGCATCACTTAAAGACTCTACTAAACATCCTGGATTAAAGGATGTTAAGGTAGTTACCGTTTGTGATAGAGAAGCAGATATTTATGATTTATTTGAAGTTGCTTCCACTAATCAATCTCTTTTTGTAGTAAGAGGAAATCAAAACAGAACAGTAAACAAGAAGTCGACTTATTCTGAAAAAGGTGGTGAAAGATTGTGGGATTTGATGAATCGCATGTCTTGTCAAGGAGAAATTCAAGTGAGTATTCCTGCTCGCGATAAAAAACCTCAAAGAACAACAGTTTTAGAAGTAAAGTTTAGTAACTTTGTGATGAATGCATCAAAAAACAACGCTAGACGTAAAACCCAAAAACTTCCTAATTTAAATTTAAATGCTGTCTATGTTATAGAAAGATATCCCCCATTTGGCGAAGAGCCCATAAACTGGATTTTGTTAACAAATATAAATATTAATAATTTTGAAGAAGCAGTAGAAAAAATACAATGGTATTGCTTAAGATGGAGAATAGAGGTTTTTCATAAAATTTTGAAATCCGGTCTTAAAGTTGAAGAATGTAGGCTCCAAACAGCAGATAGATTGATCCGCTTTCTTACAATTATGAGTATAATTGCATGGAGAATATTTTTTATTACATTGGTAGCTAGAACAAATCCGAATCTTTCTTGCACTGTCATACTGACTGATGACGAATGGAAGGTTTTATATACCAAAATGCTTAAGACAAAAAACTATCCTGAGACTCCACCACCTATAAGAGAAATTGTGAGGTGGGTGGCCAAGTTAGGAGGGTTTTTAGCTCGCAAAAATGACTTAGAACCAGGTCCTATAGCCTTGTGGAAGGGATGGAAACGTCTCTTTGATTTAGCAGAAGGATGGAGACTTGCTCATGAATTCTATACTTGTGGGTAA